The Anoplolepis gracilipes chromosome 14, ASM4749672v1, whole genome shotgun sequence genome includes a window with the following:
- the LOC140673192 gene encoding small ribosomal subunit protein eS7-like, with translation MFTANAKIIKSGGAEPDQFEASISNALLELEMNSDLKSHLRELYITKAKELETNNKKSIIIYVPMPKLKAFQKIQTRLVRELEKKFSGKHVMFVGERKILPKPTRKTRTKNKQKRPRSRTLTSVYDALLEDIVYPVEIVGKRIRVKLDGSQVIKVHLDKNEQTNIEHKVDTFASVYKQLTGRDVTFEFPESYV, from the exons atgtTCACGGCCAAtgcaaagataattaaaagcgGCGGAGCTGAGCCTGACCAGTTCGAGGCGAGCATCTCGAATGCTCTTCTGGAATTGGAGATGAATAGCGATTTAAAATCGCATTTGAGAGAACTTTATATTACCAAGGCAAAAGAGctagaaacaaataataagaaG TCTATAATTATCTACGTTCCTATGCCCAAATTAAAAGCGTTTCAAAAGATACAGACACGATTAGTACGGGAAttagagaagaaattttctGGCAAACATGTGATGTTTGTCGGAGAACGTAAAATTTTACCGAAACCAACGAGGAAAACTCGTaccaaaaataaacaaaagcgTCCTAGAag cCGAACATTGACCTCTGTTTATGATGCCTTATTGGAGGATATTGTATATCCTGTGGAAATTGTTGGCAAACGTATAAGAGTGAAACTTGATGGATCTCAAGTTATTAAAGTCCATTTGGACAAAAACGAGCAAACAAATATCGAACATAAG GTTGATACTTTTGCTTCGGTGTATAAACAACTGACTGGACGAGATGTAACATTCGAATTTCCCGAATCGTATGTatga
- the LOC140673194 gene encoding uncharacterized protein C1orf50 homolog: protein MDNNIMDAVEGLNDSSTKVAALVERNILPQGISLIDPAAVAKSSRQDLIALVMEIEKADRCVKANACNKLQVIAEQIRFLQKQAESILLEAERNAKLHHVACNFVKQPGHIYHLYQRDSGQFYFSMLSPEEWGNSAPLQSYKGSFRLEHDRSWTPIAELQAKNDELNLFKNILPSNKITNTLLQSVTLNTSI from the exons atggataataatataatggatGCGGTAGAAGGCTTGAATGACTCTTCAACTAAAG TGGCAGCCTTagtagaaagaaatattttaccacAAGGTATATCATTAATCGATCCAGCTGCTGTAGCAAAATCAAGTCGACAGGATTTGATAGCATTGGTAATGGAAATTgaaaag gcgGATAGATGTGTCAAAGCTAATGcgtgtaataaattacaagtGATCGCGGAGCAGATAAGATTCTTACAAAAGCAAGCGGAGAGTATCTTATTGGAAGCAGAACGAAATGCAAAGCTACATCATGTAGcttgtaattttgtaaaacagcCTGGTCATATATATCACTTATATCAACGAGATTCgggacaattttatttctccatGCTTAGTCCAGag GAGTGGGGTAATTCTGCACCATTACAGAGTTACAAAGGTTCTTTTAGATTAGAACATGATCGTTCGTGGACTCCAATAGCTGAACTGCAGGCAAAGAATGATGAATTAAacctatttaaaaatatcttacctTCTAATAAGATTACAAACACTCTTTTGCAATCTGTTACGTTAAATactagtatttaa
- the LOC140673191 gene encoding dnaJ homolog subfamily C member 11 produces the protein MDDESDQESTIEDDYYTFLNIPRNASPEDISNAYRRQSKLYHPDKHTDPVLKKEAEILFNRTKKAYEVLSDPHQRAIYDSLGIRGLETEGWEIVQRTKTPQEIREEYERLAREREERRLQQHTNPKGTVTVNINATDIFSKYDDDYSNGNGLFSCIEVSGMSFAQSIETPLTLRDTVTMSGQLGTQNGTGSGSFNVSAKRLISSKGWVEVEMGAGNGPTVSLKGFRTLTKRLFCDGATMLQFTSHGVKAGYVGTLAMQLDKHTVGYLTYRAGIQGAMSTMIVRDTSRSYTSFSIHVGLVHSFVSLNYTYKMEEKQLKLRGSVKAGTFGAFLEYGAEKKVSKHSSVSAAVRVGVPTGVTLKIRLSRASQSYTFPIHLCDEVLPAPIFYATVAPIITWTVIKKLIIDPVVKERKEREKEKQKELNKSRMMEKQREAKAATELMKETVSRIRAEEESKKGLIITKALYGRFVYPQQDRASEETGHRDEMIDVTIPLQCLVKDSKLILHKASKSQLPGFYDPCVGEDKQLLVQYLFHTQTHECIIHDDAPLRIPISSHKVNTT, from the exons ATGGACGACGAGAGTGATCAGGAAAGCACGATCGAGGACGATTATTACACCTTCTTGAACATCCCGAGAAAC GCTAGTCCCGAAGATATTAGCAATGCATATCGTAGACAAAGTAAGCTCTACCATCCCGACAAGCATACAGACCCGGTACTTAAAAAAGAAGCGGAGATTCTTTTTAATCGTACAAAAAAGGCGTATGAAg TATTGAGTGATCCACATCAAAGAGCAATTTATGATTCGCTGGGAATCCGTGGATTAGAAACAGAAGGATGGGAAATTGTGCAGCGTACAAAAACACCACAGGAGATCCGCGAGGAATACGAGAGGCTAgcgagggagagagaagagagacgTTTGCAGCAGCACACAAATCCCAAAGGCACTGTAACAGTAAACATCAACGCCAcagatatttttagtaaatacGACGATGATTACAGCAATGG CAATGGTTTATTTTCTTGCATCGAAGTCAGCGGGATGTCATTTGCACAGTCTATCGAAACACCTCTCACACTGAGGGATACTGTGACTATGTCTGGTCAACTCGGGACTCAAAACGGTACAGGTTCCGGATCCTTTAACGTCTCTGCGAAACGATTGATATCTTCAAAGGGTTGGGTTGAAGTCGAGATGGGAGCTGGCAATGGTCCAACGGTCTCTCTCAAAGGATTTCGCACGTTGACGAAACGATTGTTTTGCGACGGGGCGACAATGTTACAATTTACGTCGCATGGCGTAAAAGCTGGTTACGTTGGAA cTCTTGCAATGCAGTTGGATAAACATACAGTTGGATATCTCACATACAGAGCTGGCATTCAAGGTGCTATGAGCACCATGATTGTAAGAGACACGTCTCGATCGTATACGTCGTTTTCTATACATGTCGGGCTTGTACATTCTTTCGTTAGTCTTAACTACACTTATAAAATGGAAGAGAAGCAACTCAAGCTTCGTGGTAGTGTTAA AGCTGGTACATTTGGTGCATTTCTCGAATACGGTGCAGAGAAGAAGGTTTCCAAGCACAGCTCAGTTTCAGCGGCTGTACGCGTTGGCGTGCCGACCGGTGTCACGTTAAAAATTAGACTAAGTCGCGCCTCGCAATCATACACGTTTCCTATTCACCTATGCGACGAGGTTCTACCGGCACCCATCTTTTACGCCACCGTGGCACCCATCATCACTTGGACAGTCATTAAAAAGCTCATAATTGATCCCGTCGTAAAGGAGCGCAAAGAACGTGAAAAGGAGAAACAGAAGGAACTAAACAAATCTAGAATGATGGAGAAACAAAGGGAGGCTAAAGCTGCCACCGAACTAATGAAAGAAACTGTCAGCAGGATAAGAGCAGAAGAAGAATCCAAGAAAGGATTAATCATTACCAAAGCCTTATATGGTCGATTTGTTTATCCTCAACAGGATCGAGCCTCGGAGGAAACCGGACATAGGGATGAAATGATAGATGTAACAATTCCTCTGCAATGTTTAGTCAAGGATTCCAAATTGATTCTTCACAAAGCGTCTAAG AGTCAACTTCCTGGATTTTATGATCCATGTGTGGGAGAAGATAAACAGCTCTTAGTACAATATCTCTTCCATACTCAAACGCATGAATGTATAATACATGATGATGCACCGCTCAGGATACCAATTTCAT CACATAAAGTAAATACCACTTGA